Below is a genomic region from Microbacterium sp. KUDC0406.
CCGTCGCCGATGACTTCGTACGGCGGCTGGCGGCCGAGCCCGGTCCGATCGGTGCCGAGCGCTGGGACTCGCTCGCGGCCGAGTGCGTCGCCGACCTTCCGGATGACGGCCGTGGAAGCACGTTCACGGCCGTCGCGCTGAAGGGAGACATCGCCACCATCGCCCACCTGGGCGATTCGCGAGCGTGGCTGATGCGTGATGGAGTGCTGCGTCAGCTCACGACCGATCACACCGAGGTGACCGCTCTGCTGGAGGACGGTCGGCTCTCCGAGGAGGAGGCGCGGGTGCACCCCCGCCGTGCAGTGCTGAACCGCGCGCTCGGCGCCGGTGTGCTGAGCGATCCCGATGTGATCGGAGTCACGGTGCAGCGCGGCGACCGGCTGGCGCTGACCACCGACGGCGTGCACGCGCTGTTCCCCGCCGAGCAGCTCACCGCGCTGCTGGCGGCGGATGACGCGGAGGCGGCGGTCGCCGCGGTGCGAGACGCGGTGCGTGATGCCGGTGAGCCCGACAATCATGCGATCGTGCTGATCGACGTCGAGGGCTGACCGGCGCGAGCAGAGGAGACCCCCGCCGACCCGATTCGGCGGGGGTCTTCGCGGTCGGAACAGACCGCGGCGGGAGCCGAGCTCACCGCGACGCGAAACCGACGCCCTTCCGGTCTGAGTCGTTCGCGTTCCTCCGTTCTACGCGCCGCGGGTTACGCGCGGGTGAACGGATTCCGCGAGTTCCGTTTCGAATCGCGCAACTTCCCACGTCCTCGCCCGCGCGATACGATGCCGCCTCTGAAGCAGGTAGAGGTTCTCAGCTTCCTCGAGCAGCCCGGGAAGCTCTTACGATCGTCCCATCGCTCAGAGGTAGTCGTCCGGATGCAGCTGGCGCACGCCGCGACCGTAGAGGGTGAACTGCGCGCGCAGCGGGATGCCGAGGTCGGCGGCCTGTTCGGCCATCGCCCGCGCCCAGGCACGATCGATCTTCCGCACAGACTCCCGGCCAGGATGCTCCCAGACCAGCACGACCTGGGTGTTGCCGGTCACCTCGAGCATCGCGCCGATGCGATGCATGAGCAGATGGG
It encodes:
- a CDS encoding MerR family transcriptional regulator: MDRMELMSIGDFARAVGLTPKALRIYDDLDLLPPAEVDDRTGYRFYGGEQMEQARLIAALRRVGMPLERIRAALTLPPAAIAAELTSFWRQTEADVRSRRTQVSSLVADLRSKESTMTTSRTPRTSVAHALGRGARDEQLDAVHLGEELWAVADGFHGTPSVADDFVRRLAAEPGPIGAERWDSLAAECVADLPDDGRGSTFTAVALKGDIATIAHLGDSRAWLMRDGVLRQLTTDHTEVTALLEDGRLSEEEARVHPRRAVLNRALGAGVLSDPDVIGVTVQRGDRLALTTDGVHALFPAEQLTALLAADDAEAAVAAVRDAVRDAGEPDNHAIVLIDVEG